The nucleotide sequence GCTTCAAAAAGTAAGTAAGGGGATGCAATAAAATCTGAGTAAAGTAATAAATATGAAGAcagtatattatatttataatgctgggttttttaaatcataaaaaaattaaattaaataagtcttcttcttcctcttcttctctcTCAGCTTTTCCCTTTTCACAGGTCGCCGTTCCTTTCTCTTCTTCGACACTGATGTCTGtatattctttaatttttatgatttaatCATTTCAAGTTTTGAAATGATATCTGCTTTTAGTAGCAGATAAgttaaacaattaaaaacaaaaaaaacacaagCAAAAAATTGCAAAGTTTTTGAAAGAAAATTTtgcaaataatgaaataatgaaTGTGtggcatgtgtgagtccatactagtgtagtaaagaaaagagagacgttctcacaaacaatttattttactacTGACGACTGGTTTCGCTGTTTACAATTTATACAGCATCATCAGGTCCggttaaagtaaatttttttttaaagaaaattttgcTGTTGAAAAATTGTTTTTCTAACTTCTTCCAAATTCTtttttctctctttctctctctctctctctctctctgtttctctttctctctctctctctctcgcatTATTATTGGGAGTTCATTCTTTTCTGCCTTATAGCAAAAAAAGTTGTATGGGATAAACAAATggaataacttttaaacttttttcacgCAATATAAAGATTGTAGCTTTATTTTTATGGCCCTTTtcaatgatagaaaaaaggtaagtccgtgataatacacatttataacatttattctaacacgacattttagttaaatctgacagttgtcacattttatttgcaattgggcataaaaacaaatcaattgtgtttattgcatttataaaatggtattttctttgatttgtatagtcttataaattgtacagattatattcgtagatacattatataattcgtaaataattttttttcgattatagcgccatctatcgacaactagaataaatgttttaaatgtctgtaatcaccgacgtgccttttttctgtcacatacaatttaatgcgttagaaagaaatcgaaaaattgtgacgcactgaaagatgctcatgagaaaaagaatacaatAGTTATTAACAGTGTTTTGACGGGTTTTGACTTATCTTGGAAGCAAACACAGTATAGTCAAAGAAACAAATATCGTAGCCATATCCAggttattttatttgtatttaatagACCATTCCAGGGTGACGTCATTTGACAGCGACTGGTGGGCAAAATATTGTAAACAAACTAGGTTAAGTGTAGAAAACCACtgtttaatttaagaatatgATTAAAATACCAGCGTTTTGTTCAGTTTGAAAGTGTTCCAGTAAAGGTAAAAGATATAAAGTaagtttttttataataccagCCGCATTTAAACACCGAAATGTTTTAAATCACTATAATCACAATACACTGTAAACAGAACGACGATATGGGCCAAGAAAACTGATTTTCTGATTATACCGGGTTTTTGCATCCCCTACGAGGGTGTCCTATAtccaatatttgaaatttttctaGTTAAAACCACAGATTTTTTATGATAAGGcgagaaaatagcaaaaataacacCAAAAACACAATTTTTGCCCCTCAGCAACGGTGTCGAAAGTCACGTGACCTGGAATGGTCAATtgttatttaaacttttttgttttgtcatttttttttttttcatttgaaaCATTATGCAAGggaacataaatatttatataaacaccTGTTTTTTACCAATTTGAGTTTGCTGAtctgaaaaatataaaattattgttTTCCCTTTATGCTATGGATTTGATAAATTgcaaatttcaatttaattttctacaTGCCATTTAACTTtgcaatataaatattttatataaaaagattacatttcataaataaattctcattttttttattattacataaTTTTGGAATGTTTTGAAAGATTAACATTTAATATAAAGAATATGTAATGAATGTATGTTAGTCGGTTAGATATCAAGCGGGACAGGCGGACCAATCGCATTCATATCACTGTGAATGATAGGCCCTGGCCAGAAAATAAAGAGACGAACGTAATAGTTTAAAATTCTAAACGGATATGCGActtatagtccaataatatattgTAGAGGGTGACTCACTCTTAAAACAAACTTTGACCTTATTAAATCCTTCCTTCTCTTCTTTTTGTGTACACATGACTGTCTGTTATTTAATGTACCTCCAGTAAGTTGGTATTCcaacgttttcgtggtcttctcactgatcgtcttcctattggggagcCGTATCTCGCCGTCCTtcctctatttgttgtcatttggcttatgtggtcgttccaatcTTCTGTTTtttatccagttattaatgttgtccaccttgcatctccgtcgtatatcaacacttctagctctatcccatagacgtttctagcattatttttgtcctctctgtatcaggtcgtgtttctgccacgtatgttattattggtctgatgactatttTTGTGAATTCTGCCTTATTTAATCTGTCGTccttatttaattatttttttttgatcgAATTACTTGATTAACAATTAATTGCATCCTTTCCAAGgctttttatttaaattgttttctTCCTggtgtgcctatccgtgacgaatgttggcgatcatcatggaaATCTTTTTCTTATCGCATGTCGCGCAGCAGCGCGGAAAATCTGCTCgaatgttgtgttgaaccaggtcatcatcatcaatggtgctacagccctatgaaagagcctcgaccttcccaagtctattacgccaatTAATCCTATCCATtaccaaccgttgccagtttgctgcgcctatttttctcccatcctcatctacaccatccttccatctgagttttggcctacccctatttctacttcccataggttgtgacataaggattcttctaggagggttttTCTGCtttgatcttgctagatgtcctacccatcttagtcttcctattcttataagagattcTTTACCACcaaaatatatgtttatatctgtggtagtATAACTCGTAATTGTACCTCCTCTTCCAAACACCAtattcacagatgccaccgaatattcctctcaggatccttccttcaaatataagcagaaggttttcatctgccttggagatgctccatgtctccgatccatatgtcaaaaTTGGTTGTACAAGGGTTTTGTAtgtggttatttttgttttttggcttaagtttctgcttcttaTATGTTTACTCTACAAAAGCATGTTAGAACAgacgaaatgaagacactaagagcaatagcagggaagacaagaagacacacatcatcagggaacaatgtggcgtgcaagatgtagtaaaATGGgacaggcaaagacgaagagaatggttcagtcatgtaaaaagaatggaggaacacagactaccaagaattgctctggaaggaaaaccagctggcaagcgtccaccggggagaccaccaaaaagatggagagatagctggcagtctacctctcaagaaatacttcaacgtcggaattaacagatcgacagatctacaacaagtataagaagaagaagaatatgtcTACTCAgcccaaaatagcatttgtttgctaggattatccttcgcttaatttcttccgtcatgacgttgtCCTTgctgatcagggagcctaagtacgTGAATTtatccaccacttcaaaggtagagttatcaaccgttatttatttatttatcgtatggcaattACAACACATTTAGAACAAAATTACAAACACTAGTAATATAGGTATATGACAAACTTTAAATAGTTACAAACAAACATCAAGTGTATTAATATAATCAATTGACTCTGAAGTTGCAAACAGGAAGTCTTCAGGGCTACCATTGTAGGATCTTGAGGGACACTCTTCAATAATGTGGTCAATGGTTTGGTTCTCCCCACAGTCACATTAAGGAGTCTGGTTCGGATTCTATTTAGAGTGGAACATGTTTTACGTGGAAGATCAAAACTTGGTGGCTTGTGCATCTTGGTGGATCGGCAGATTTATATTGTTCATGATCTTTTTGTATTCACGTGTAAGTGCGTCAACTCGTCGTAAATGTGGAGGTGGGATGTGACTTAATACTGGAAGCCGTTGGGTGGGAGTTGATTTAATTGTACCAGCTATCATCCTCATAGTACTGTGCAGCTGAGTGTCGACCTTTTTTACGTGTGGGCTGTGTAGCCAAACTGGAGCACAATATTCAGCGGTCGAGAAAACAAGTGCTAAGGTAGTAGAGCGGAGAGTGGAAGCCGATGCTCCCCAGGTGATACCGCAGAGCTTCTGTATGATGTTATTTCTTGTACTCAACTTTTGGGCAGTTTTTGTTAGGTGCTCTTTAAATGATAGCGTTCTGTCTAATGTTACGCCCAGGTACTTAGGTGTTTTGTTGTGGGTAAGTGTGGTATTTTCAAACCGTATGTTGAGTTCCTTTCCAGCAAGTTTATTGTTCAGGTGAAAGCAACTAACTTCTGTTTTGGATGCATTTGGTTGAAGTCGCCACTTGCGAAAATATTTGCCCAATATATATAAGTCTGCTGTCAGAACTTCTTCAGACGTTTCTAGTGTTCTGCATCGTGTAGTGAGGGCCCAGTCATCGGCGTATCCGAACTTTCTTGATCGTGTTTCCGGCATATCTGCTAAGTATAAGCTAAATAGTAGTGGAGAGAGCACTGACTCCTGTGATCGGCCATTCTTGAGTTGCTTTGGTGGGCTGATATCTGTGCCCATCACTACTTGAAACATTCGGTCGTTGAGCATGCTATCTATTAGGCGTGCTATTGGTTTACAGGGGATTGCACAAAGAATTTTGTATATGAGGCCCTCTCTCTATACTGTATCGTAAGCTGCCGAGAGATCAATAAATGCCGCTGAAATTTTAAGTCTTCTTTGGAAACCCGCTTCGATGTAGGTGGTGAGTGACATTACCTGGTCCGCGCAGCTTCGTTCTGGTCGAAAACCTGCTGGTTTGACTGGGATCACCTGGAACAGTTCTGTGCTGATTCTATTATATATAAGCCTCTCTAATAGTTTGTAGATGTCAGAGAGAAGCGCAATTGGTCTGTAGTTTATTAGGTTGTCGGCGGGTAATCAACCGTTAACTGGTGACCGTTGAACTAGGCTTTGAGGTTATTTAACCaggaacttcttcttcttcctgaacTTCGCTTCCCAAGTATTATTCATAACAGGGATTGATTTCATATCATGTGTCCTAAGTATTGCAACGTTCAAGATTTGATTGTGGtaagtacctctcggttcttatatatattatataatagtataaatgtttaataaataaaataaaaacttattaGCAATTATATTATCAGAATTCATATTTACACCCTAAAACCTAATCGCTGTACCTCCTTGTACCGTCccgattttattttaatataaaataaaacccAAAAGTATACATCTAAACCTATCAATAAATATATCACAACCTAAACTTAACTATGGCCTATTTTGAAATCACACACTAAGGAAAAGTGATCCGATGGGTAAGAAAAGCTGGGTACTCTGTTCTCTCCAATTTCCTCTCCCGTCGGCATATCTAATACGGCCTCTAGTTCTAGCTTATTCTTGGAATAAAACACGTAATCTATGGTATGGCAGACCTCTCCTTCACCTCTGATCTTCCACGTCGTGTACGAAGGTTCCCTTTCAGCTGAGGAAATCGTAGGATCAATATCACAGTCAGCATAAGCACTACCCAGCTTCAGAGGATTGTCGAGTACGGTTGAGTAGATAGGTTCAGTAGGTTCTGCGTTGAAATCTCCGGCTAGAATCAAAGGAAGATCCTGGCTGTTTGCTTTCACAAACTGGAGGAGATCTTTACCTTGTTCGTTGCGAAGAGTGGACAGTAGAGCTCCTTTTTTGGCCTTGAGGTGGGTTGTGGTGACGCAGATTTTTTGGCCTGTTTCTTTCATCTTTAAGATTGTCAGTAGAAcgacctaaaaataaaaatattttagtagatATTGGAGAGTGCGTAGATATGACTGCGTTAAGAATGAACtgatatgtatatgtatatttgtatatcaGTTCATTCTTAACGCAGTCATATCTATAACCAGAAATGAGTATCGTAAATAATTTTGCGACTCACATAGAACCACTGATATTTTGTACATCTTGGGTGTGTGAATCCCATTTATTCATCACACTTAAACACTATGCTAGacatatcataaataaaataGGGGATGCCGTATGGACGATGACTTCTAATCATATGGTACCCAGATACAGACCTAAAAAGTACCTTTCTAGGTGAACATCTGCCCAGAAAAGAGATGGACAAAGCACCATATAACCCAGGCTGTAGAGATACACCAGGTACATAGACAGATCTAaaactatggtaggggagcccaagcggggatttttgcagttactcgagagcgtcaggttatcatatgggagaaacctctggtaccctgcagatgtactctaccatatattggctcttaacacagggaggttcgttaagggggcccgaaaaaaaaatatctattgttaaaaatactcgaaattgtcagattaagataaggtaagttaagtacatgcaagagaGTGTACATTTAAAAATTGTGACGATTTGAGCGAGGcttaaggaaatgggtgagtcaaaaagttttacaaaagaaaagcgaatatttcgcgaaataaacgtcagatcgaaaaactaaaaaatacgtctttaatatttttcaaaaatctatcgaatgttactaaacatgaccccccacggaggggggtggggggtaaatttaaaattttaaatacaaaccacgcgatatttcgcaaaatgaacatcaggtcgaaaaactgcaaaatacactttcaaaatgtttttgaaaaatctatcgaatggtaccaaataCGACTCCCCACGAGGGCGGAGTGGGGGATaccttaaaatcttaaatgggaccttCAAATTTTtactgcagatttggattgtttacgtaaaaataagcaatttttattcgagacatttttcgaattatggatagatggcgctataatcgaaaaaaacgattgtttgaaatggaaaataaataaaaaaaatggcaagcgcccgctaaaatggaaaattttacttaatttttttttttgattttaggacctaataatcacaacccaattggtccccataacgctcgagtgactgcaaatttagcatactttacttCCCTACTACTACAGAAGGATTGGGTGTAGGAATATACAGTAGTGGTGTCTACACGGAAGTTTAttggaaacttttatttataaaagAACGAATCGAAAACCAATATGAGAAAATAGAAGATCAGAGTGGATTTCGTGCTGGCAGGTCTTGTGTTGATAATATATTTGTACttcaacaaattatagaaaaaaaaaacagccaCTTTACCGACTCATTTGGCGTTCGTTGACTTAGAGAAGGCCTATGATAGAGTACCCTTAAAAAGATTGTTTGAAGTATTGATGAAGGCAGCCCTAAGTAATTCATACTTCAACGCTATAGCGAACATGTATATAAGTACAAGAAGTGCCATTATAATGGAGAATAAAATTTCAGACGCGTTTCCTGTCACAAAAGTCTTGAGACAAGGATGTTCTTTATCCCCAACTGTATTCAAAATCTGTATTCAGGAAGCATTAAAGAAGTGGAAGAGAAAATACACAGAAATGTGAATAAAACTTGGGAATAAACACATAACATTCTTTTCTTCGCAGACGATCAAGTGATTATGGCAAACGATGAGGAAGACATGGGCTTATATGATTCGAAAGTTCAAAACTTTGAAACATAAGAATACAAGAATTGGTGACTCACTATCAATATTAACAAAATGGAATATTTTAGACAAAATGACGAAAAAATAGACTCACGTTAAAAGGTCTCGAttagagatataaaaaaatgcgaagaatttaaatatctagggacAGTGGCAGCGAAGGAAGGAACATCGAAATGGGACATTCAGCTGAAAATACAACATGGCTGAAATGTAGTACAAGCACTAAACTGCTTTGGTCTCCTAAAATTAGTTTACGAATACAAATGACAATCTAATGGACAATCTAAAACTGGAAGTGGTAGAAATGGACTACCTAGGAACAGCGCGTTTGATATCTAGACTTGATCATatcccaaatgaagaaataagaaaaagaACAGGAAGGATTTACAATTTCGTAGATACAATAGAATCCAAACAAGTTTTATGATACGGGCATGTAATGCGAATGAAAGAAGAACGATGACCAAAACCCAAAACCTAACCTGGTATAAAACCTGGTAAAAAGAAGAATCATTAGAAGATAAATTAAATGCCATAATAAAAAACCTGTCAACATTTTAACACCTGCAtacaagaaacaaaattaacagaAGTCAAAATTGAAAATCGAATTTTAACGATTAGTAAGAGAAAATTTATGAAAAGGGCATAATATATACCTatactctgtttttaaaccaggaggagtaattcaaatgtaccacgccgtaatgcttgtttgtaaccGGTTGAACCTCAGAAAAGTTTGATGAAATTTTTAACACTATTGACAGTTATGAAATTTTTACACTATTGgtatttcataggttaattaagttatatcggcgacattttgtgttttctgcgttattcctttaatttttagatttttagtctacttttaaataaaaaacaattgtctttagaactctttagcgacatattagtgtaatataatatttatgtatTACCATCtaaggccgacatgatcaaccaaaaaagaagatgtatttggtgatttttctagtgactttctcgggtgtgaatctgtctttttagtttactcctcctggttttaaaacaaagcataataatgtattttttatgttaattaacATACCTGATTACTTTGAACCTTCCATATCTCCAAAATTTTGGTCTGTGCCTCAAGTAATTCGAATTTgtcctttctataaaaaatagcACATCCGTCAGGTCCATTATTGCCATCgaggtatatacagggtgagtcggGTTTGGGGAAAAATAAGCCAGTGTATCCTTGCGTCTCCAATATATGGCTTAAAAAGTTGAAATGATCGACTTcctaaaaataaatacaaataataataGATGTAGCAAGTTAATCACATATTTATCACAATATTATTCGGTAATACTAATgcattttatttataataaatattaaaaccATGGAAAAGGAAATTTGAAGGGATGGGAACACCAATCAGGGGCAGCTTGTTGTACAcattaagttttgcagatgaCCAAGTGGTAACGGCTCAAGATGAAGAAGCTCTGTCCTATATGCTCCGAAAATTTGAAGAGGAATACACAAAAAATGAACTTGAAATAAAGGTAGAAAAGACCGAATATTTAACAACAGAACAAGAACCAGTGAAAAACTTGGAAATGGACGATGATAGGGAAATTAACGGCACTAAAAAATTCAAATACTTCTCATAGGATTCATACTCTCAAAGAATTGAACCACCGAGCAAGAGATAACCAGCAGATTAGCACAAACAAGAACatgtattaaacaaatgaacgggGTACTGTGTGGTAAACAGATTGCCAGAAATACACAGAAGATAATATATAACACCTTGGTACGTAGTGTAATGACCTATAGAGTAGAGAATTGAGTAATAAACACACGAAACAGGTCCAAAATTACAGCAACTGAAATGGAGTTCATGAGAAGAAGCTGCAGAGTGACAAAAATAGATCGCATTAGAAATGTGGAGAGAAAACGAAGAATGGCAGTAGAACAAGACATACTCAGCTATAtcaaagaaaaacgtttaatttggtatagatgttatagtcaaagcccgaatttcaggcactcctatgtttgactaggcaatcctcaggtctgactgacggtcttagtcaaagcccgaaataaattagagtttcggcctttgactagtcaaacctaggagagactaagttggtcaggcaaaggtcgaaatttaattttatgaaatcggggtttgactagtcaaaccccgatcagctattaaaatgtcgtaatttgttatattaagtttaataaaacgtcattttttaattttaatgtttattctttttatattgtcgtaattaaaataaagaaattagtgtttattctcacatgttgaggcattatggcatttagatttgcacaatacgttagagcttttacacttacataattttgaagagcatttgtcctccaaatttagaatcttctgtactaatttctcttagagacagcttaacgtctggaacatatTCGAAATTAAgtaaattctctttgcattctcttatttgatttcttgaaaaaagtgtgtttatttttACTGATAGCAACTGATATTCATACCAACTGATATTACTGATATtcataccaactctatataaaccgtcaattgttttatcgtcaactgtgaaagaagatattgcaatAGGAGAAAAAAACTAAAGATCACCATAATATTAACGAACCCCTGGATCGTCGTCACTTGGAGAGGAAGAAAATTGACAAACAATCcagattacttcttcagatgtggtttgttATATTTGCCTAAAAGAGAGCTCTCACGCACATaatacgtgcataatttgtagtCAGGTGGTACATGTTGTATACGCTGACAGCACACTTAGTGTATACTACGAAGGTTTTGAAAGGaaagttacatgcatgcgttgtgcacacacagaaaagattaaaataaataaaggaaaggcgacTGAAGGTCTTTATGCCCAGGCTAATGGTATggaacaattaagtgaaaaaaaatcgtccaatttcgatcggaaaaactgtaacaataacTGTAACAATACTGATCCCTAGCTTAGAtacagccaaaggagatgctcgaaatattttgggtattatacaagataaaataatttacGGTTTATATTATAGAGTTGGTACCAAAAACGAAACAATAAACaaacttttttcaagaaatcaaataagagaatgcaaagggaattttcttaatttcgcagatgtttcagacgttaaagtgtctctaagagaaattactacaaaaattctaaatttggattaaaaggctttataaaatgctacttcaataagaaatgctcttcaagattatgtaagtgtaaagatctaacgtattgtgcaactctaaatgcaaTAATGTCTCAACATGTGAAAATacacacaatttttttttattttaattacgacaatataaaaatactaaacattaaaattaaaaaatgacgttttattaaacctaatctaacaaattacgacatttgaatacctgatcggggtttgactagacctgaggattgcctagtcaaacctaggagtgcctgagattcgggctttgactataacatagaCATATGACGAGAGCAGTTCGTACAAGGTTGATATCAAAGATTTCGGATTGGAACCCAATAGGAAAGAGAAGAAGAGATAGACCCCGAAGATCATGAAGGGATGAAGTGGACAAAGTCATGGAAAGACGAGACCTTAGagattgggaaacggaaatactttaatggtgaatagaggtcaccgacccagttctagatatagtacattttttgccataccgacttttataaccgagttacagggtgttttatcgattttgcccatttctttcctaagccataactttagaacctccctgtatatttttttgatatttggtacacatatgtttcattcaaaacccaaacgaccgacatactaaccataagaaaaatccaggtccggattaacaaaaaattataaagtaattgtgaccttaaaacaacaccctgtatattgaaattttgaaaatctgtttgcatatttgaaaagagcacaaaaaagtaagtttaatggtttgcttcaatttttcggccagacaattttatgactttaattttgaaattatattgaattttttaagaactttgacattaaaaagcagatattattaacttttagttataaattattaaagttaatgaataaatactcattttaaaaataatcaatacttatttaccacattggaacgacccaattactaatggcaagaaaaatccaggtccggattaagaaaaaaatacaaagtaattgtggccttgaaccaacaccctgtatattgaaattttaaaaatttgtctgcgcattttaaaagatcATGAAAAATTGGGATTAaaggcttattttaatttttttgccgttgatttaattacatcgatttgaaattatatttaaattttaaagaactctgagattaaaaaccagatattgttaacttttaataataatttaatgttaatgaattaATActtattttaatagttatttataatacagtacgtaaatcgttgagctggacatagggaatatacactGAGAAAATTATGGCAACTCCGCTAAcatgtgttagttgaagcttctgttcgagtgTGAGTTTTTGGTGGtgtagagctgttagaacgaatataatgagtgagttttgaagcaaggctgtccataaataaatcaaaaacaaagtttatgattaatgagttaataattgtaccttaatttttcattttttatttaaaaactaatttcaaaactaaacagttttcccattcccttaCGCCAAAAATATTAAGCTAatacattgtcatattttgacgtttatttgtgtcagtcgagatgagttgtcaattt is from Diabrotica virgifera virgifera chromosome 9, PGI_DIABVI_V3a and encodes:
- the LOC114329802 gene encoding nocturnin isoform X2; this encodes MATRNMIRVVRRFSRLNILPRMGSFTSTPRILNEDILDHDVNHLPKNISRTELLQHCQRQPKIQPMVKRMFRKARPSSDFNCGVKVKKLNAVSRACSEYTSGPHNIRVLQWNILSQALGQMNDNFAKCPDEALEWNSRRYLIIEELVEYCPDIICLQEVDHFNFLSHILETQGYTGLFFPKPDSPCIYLDGNNGPDGCAIFYRKDKFELLEAQTKILEIWKVQSNQVVLLTILKMKETGQKICVTTTHLKAKKGALLSTLRNEQGKDLLQFVKANSQDLPLILAGDFNAEPTEPIYSTVLDNPLKLGSAYADCDIDPTISSAEREPSYTTWKIRGEGEVCHTIDYVFYSKNKLELEAVLDMPTGEEIGENRVPSFSYPSDHFSLVCDFKIGHS
- the LOC114329802 gene encoding nocturnin isoform X1; the encoded protein is MMLDNNLTKTTVMGDISFEEVHINLTNFREQLALAESLSRTNFNTTPNTRRRVVENVRSKFGSFDEDSGNFVPPRQLLQILVRMGSFTSTPRILNEDILDHDVNHLPKNISRTELLQHCQRQPKIQPMVKRMFRKARPSSDFNCGVKVKKLNAVSRACSEYTSGPHNIRVLQWNILSQALGQMNDNFAKCPDEALEWNSRRYLIIEELVEYCPDIICLQEVDHFNFLSHILETQGYTGLFFPKPDSPCIYLDGNNGPDGCAIFYRKDKFELLEAQTKILEIWKVQSNQVVLLTILKMKETGQKICVTTTHLKAKKGALLSTLRNEQGKDLLQFVKANSQDLPLILAGDFNAEPTEPIYSTVLDNPLKLGSAYADCDIDPTISSAEREPSYTTWKIRGEGEVCHTIDYVFYSKNKLELEAVLDMPTGEEIGENRVPSFSYPSDHFSLVCDFKIGHS
- the LOC114329802 gene encoding nocturnin isoform X3, whose amino-acid sequence is MTVRSIVGIVRRMGRFLPRMGSFTSTPRILNEDILDHDVNHLPKNISRTELLQHCQRQPKIQPMVKRMFRKARPSSDFNCGVKVKKLNAVSRACSEYTSGPHNIRVLQWNILSQALGQMNDNFAKCPDEALEWNSRRYLIIEELVEYCPDIICLQEVDHFNFLSHILETQGYTGLFFPKPDSPCIYLDGNNGPDGCAIFYRKDKFELLEAQTKILEIWKVQSNQVVLLTILKMKETGQKICVTTTHLKAKKGALLSTLRNEQGKDLLQFVKANSQDLPLILAGDFNAEPTEPIYSTVLDNPLKLGSAYADCDIDPTISSAEREPSYTTWKIRGEGEVCHTIDYVFYSKNKLELEAVLDMPTGEEIGENRVPSFSYPSDHFSLVCDFKIGHS